One genomic region from Acipenser ruthenus unplaced genomic scaffold, fAciRut3.2 maternal haplotype, whole genome shotgun sequence encodes:
- the LOC117970217 gene encoding calpain-5-like isoform X2: protein MSERVRHFKGQNYHKLKRSCLNRGVQFEDPLFPPCAESLFYRRAPPADLQWKRPQELCRAPRLFVDGISARDLHQGSLGNCWLVAATSCLATQPSVWKKVIPSHREQDWNPRRPERHAGIFHFRFWRLGFWTDVVIDDRLPVSEVGGLLFCSSSNKAEFWCALLEKAYAKLNGCYEALEGGNTAEALVDFTGGISEPICLDRDGFVEDLDKRKQLYQNLTKAHSRGALISCSIRPMQGEALESRLGCGLVKGHAYGVTDVRKVRLGTGLLSLFRTSRLYMIRMRNPWGTTEWSGAWSDESQQWQQISKSEREKMGVTVRDDGEFWMDFEDFCRYFTDMVVCRRINTTLLSFHKSWLEAKLLGEWRRGETELSNRSGGCINNRASFLQNPQFMFDVERESDTALICLQQEDKRALRSEGGGENLAIGFEVFRVEVNRECRLHMIPPKAASSVYMDSRSVFLRAELTQGRYIIITTTFAPGAQASFLLRLFTKTPASLRELALDQPHPSLWSCCLGGDLRRVTTINLQSAAGLRPRGAARVFVSTDPDVYAVMRCEGNTVKSRVFKSTSRPEFDLKAVFYRQNPRRPIRIEVWSKGVLQDALLGRVSVEAAENEIGRIHVLSLQDKSKHRTTGSVLIETSSSDNLTEL, encoded by the exons GAGCTCTGCAGGGCCCCGCGCCTCTTTGTGGATGGAATCAGCGCCCGTGACCTACACCAGGGCAGTCTGGGAAACTGCTGGCTGGTGGCGGCTACTTCCTGTCTCGCCACACAGCCATCTGTCTGGAAGAAG GTGATCCCGTCTCACCGCGAGCAGGACTGGAATCCGAGGCGTCCGGAGCGCCACGCCGGGATCTTTCACTTCCGGTTCTGGCGCTTGGGCTTCTGGACGGACGTGGTGATTGATGACCGGCTCCCCGTCAGCGAGGTGGGGGGGCTGCTGTTCTGCAGCTCCAGTAACAAGGCTGAGTTCTGGTGCGCGCTGCTGGAGAAAGCATACGCCAA GTTGAATGGATGCTACGAGGCTCTGGAAGGCGGAAACACGGCTGAGGCACTGGTTGATTTCACAGGAGGGATCTCAGAACCGATCTGTTTGGACCGGGACGGTTTCGTAGAGGACCTGGACAAGAGGAAGCAGCTCTACCAGAACCTGACCAAGGCCCACTCCAGAGGAGCGCTCATCAGCTGCTCCATTCGG ccCATGCAGGGGGAGGCTCTGGAGTCTCGACTGGGCTGTGGTCTGGTGAAAGGTCATGCGTACGGAGTGACGGATGTCAGGAAGGTGCGCCTGGGGACCGGCCTGCTCTCCCTCTTCAGAACCAGCCGGCTCTACATGATCCGCATGAGGAACCCCTGGGGTACCACTGAGTGGAGCGGGGCCTGGAGCGACGA GTCACAGCAGTGGCAGCAGATCAgtaagagtgagagagagaagatGGGAGTCACAGTCCGAGACGATGGCGAGTTCTG gatgGACTTTGAGGATTTCTGCCGCTATTTCACAGACATGGTCGTGTGCCGGAGAATCAACACAACGCTGCTGAGCTTCCACAAGAGCTGGCTGGAGGCAAAGCTGCTCGGAgagtggaggagaggagagaccgAGCTGAGCAACCGCAGCGGGGGCTGCATCAACAACAGAGCCAGCTTCCTGCAGAACCCACAG TTCATGTTTGACGTGGAGCGCGAGTCGGACACGGCTCTGATCTGTCTGCAGCAGGAGGACAAGCGAGCGCTGAGGAgcgagggaggaggagagaaccTGGCCATCGGCTTCGAGGTGTTCCGg GTGGAGGTGAATCGCGAGTGTCGGCTGCACATGATCCCCCCCAAGGCAGCGAGCTCAGTGTACATGGACTCCCGCAGCGTGTTCCTGCGTGCAGAGCTCACTCAGGGCCGCTACATCATCATAACAACCACCTTCGCACCCGGGGCCCAGGCCAGCTTCCTGCTGCGGCTCTTCACTAAGACACCTGCCAGCTTgag gGAGCTGGCTCTGGACCAGCCCCACCCCTCACTCTGGAGCTGCTGTTTGGGTGGGGATCTGCGTCGAGTCACAACCATCAACCTGCAGAGTGCAGCAGGGCTGAGACCCAGGGGGGCTGCTAGAG TGTTTGTATCCACAGACCCTGACGTGTACGCTGTGATGAGGTGTGAAGGGAACACGGTAAAGTCACGCGTGTTCAAATCCACCAGCAGGCCGGAATTTGACCTGAAGGCTGTGTTCTACCGGCAGAATCCGAGGAGACCAATCAGGATCGAG gtgtGGTCGAAGGGAGTGCTCCAGGATGCGTTACTCGGCCGGGTTTCTGTCGAAGCTGCTGAGAATGAAATAGGGAGGATCCACGTGCTGAGTTTACAGGACAAGTCAAAACACAGAACCACTGGCTCAGTCCTCATTGAAACATCCTCTAGTGACAATCTGACTGAGCTCTGA
- the LOC117970217 gene encoding calpain-5-like isoform X4 → MSERVRHFKGQNYHKLKRSCLNRGVQFEDPLFPPCAESLFYRRAPPADLQWKRPQELCRAPRLFVDGISARDLHQGSLGNCWLVAATSCLATQPSVWKKVIPSHREQDWNPRRPERHAGIFHFRFWRLGFWTDVVIDDRLPVSEVGGLLFCSSSNKAEFWCALLEKAYAKLNGCYEALEGGNTAEALVDFTGGISEPICLDRDGFVEDLDKRKQLYQNLTKAHSRGALISCSIRPMQGEALESRLGCGLVKGHAYGVTDVRKVRLGTGLLSLFRTSRLYMIRMRNPWGTTEWSGAWSDESQQWQQISKSEREKMGVTVRDDGEFWMDFEDFCRYFTDMVVCRRINTTLLSFHKSWLEAKLLGEWRRGETELSNRSGGCINNRASFLQNPQFMFDVERESDTALICLQQEDKRALRSEGGGENLAIGFEVFRVEVNRECRLHMIPPKAASSVYMDSRSVFLRAELTQGRYIIITTTFAPGAQASFLLRLFTKTPASLRELALDQPHPSLWSCCLGGDLRRVTTINLQSAAGLRPRGAARDPDVYAVMRCEGNTVKSRVFKSTSRPEFDLKAVFYRQNPRRPIRIEVWSKGVLQDALLGRVSVEAAENEIGRIHVLSLQDKSKHRTTGSVLIETSSSDNLTEL, encoded by the exons GAGCTCTGCAGGGCCCCGCGCCTCTTTGTGGATGGAATCAGCGCCCGTGACCTACACCAGGGCAGTCTGGGAAACTGCTGGCTGGTGGCGGCTACTTCCTGTCTCGCCACACAGCCATCTGTCTGGAAGAAG GTGATCCCGTCTCACCGCGAGCAGGACTGGAATCCGAGGCGTCCGGAGCGCCACGCCGGGATCTTTCACTTCCGGTTCTGGCGCTTGGGCTTCTGGACGGACGTGGTGATTGATGACCGGCTCCCCGTCAGCGAGGTGGGGGGGCTGCTGTTCTGCAGCTCCAGTAACAAGGCTGAGTTCTGGTGCGCGCTGCTGGAGAAAGCATACGCCAA GTTGAATGGATGCTACGAGGCTCTGGAAGGCGGAAACACGGCTGAGGCACTGGTTGATTTCACAGGAGGGATCTCAGAACCGATCTGTTTGGACCGGGACGGTTTCGTAGAGGACCTGGACAAGAGGAAGCAGCTCTACCAGAACCTGACCAAGGCCCACTCCAGAGGAGCGCTCATCAGCTGCTCCATTCGG ccCATGCAGGGGGAGGCTCTGGAGTCTCGACTGGGCTGTGGTCTGGTGAAAGGTCATGCGTACGGAGTGACGGATGTCAGGAAGGTGCGCCTGGGGACCGGCCTGCTCTCCCTCTTCAGAACCAGCCGGCTCTACATGATCCGCATGAGGAACCCCTGGGGTACCACTGAGTGGAGCGGGGCCTGGAGCGACGA GTCACAGCAGTGGCAGCAGATCAgtaagagtgagagagagaagatGGGAGTCACAGTCCGAGACGATGGCGAGTTCTG gatgGACTTTGAGGATTTCTGCCGCTATTTCACAGACATGGTCGTGTGCCGGAGAATCAACACAACGCTGCTGAGCTTCCACAAGAGCTGGCTGGAGGCAAAGCTGCTCGGAgagtggaggagaggagagaccgAGCTGAGCAACCGCAGCGGGGGCTGCATCAACAACAGAGCCAGCTTCCTGCAGAACCCACAG TTCATGTTTGACGTGGAGCGCGAGTCGGACACGGCTCTGATCTGTCTGCAGCAGGAGGACAAGCGAGCGCTGAGGAgcgagggaggaggagagaaccTGGCCATCGGCTTCGAGGTGTTCCGg GTGGAGGTGAATCGCGAGTGTCGGCTGCACATGATCCCCCCCAAGGCAGCGAGCTCAGTGTACATGGACTCCCGCAGCGTGTTCCTGCGTGCAGAGCTCACTCAGGGCCGCTACATCATCATAACAACCACCTTCGCACCCGGGGCCCAGGCCAGCTTCCTGCTGCGGCTCTTCACTAAGACACCTGCCAGCTTgag gGAGCTGGCTCTGGACCAGCCCCACCCCTCACTCTGGAGCTGCTGTTTGGGTGGGGATCTGCGTCGAGTCACAACCATCAACCTGCAGAGTGCAGCAGGGCTGAGACCCAGGGGGGCTGCTAGAG ACCCTGACGTGTACGCTGTGATGAGGTGTGAAGGGAACACGGTAAAGTCACGCGTGTTCAAATCCACCAGCAGGCCGGAATTTGACCTGAAGGCTGTGTTCTACCGGCAGAATCCGAGGAGACCAATCAGGATCGAG gtgtGGTCGAAGGGAGTGCTCCAGGATGCGTTACTCGGCCGGGTTTCTGTCGAAGCTGCTGAGAATGAAATAGGGAGGATCCACGTGCTGAGTTTACAGGACAAGTCAAAACACAGAACCACTGGCTCAGTCCTCATTGAAACATCCTCTAGTGACAATCTGACTGAGCTCTGA
- the LOC117970217 gene encoding calpain-5-like isoform X3: MSERVRHFKGQNYHKLKRSCLNRGVQFEDPLFPPCAESLFYRRAPPADLQWKRPQELCRAPRLFVDGISARDLHQGSLGNCWLVAATSCLATQPSVWKKLPLSQVIPSHREQDWNPRRPERHAGIFHFRFWRLGFWTDVVIDDRLPVSEVGGLLFCSSSNKAEFWCALLEKAYAKLNGCYEALEGGNTAEALVDFTGGISEPICLDRDGFVEDLDKRKQLYQNLTKAHSRGALISCSIRPMQGEALESRLGCGLVKGHAYGVTDVRKVRLGTGLLSLFRTSRLYMIRMRNPWGTTEWSGAWSDESQQWQQISKSEREKMGVTVRDDGEFWMDFEDFCRYFTDMVVCRRINTTLLSFHKSWLEAKLLGEWRRGETELSNRSGGCINNRASFLQNPQFMFDVERESDTALICLQQEDKRALRSEGGGENLAIGFEVFRVEVNRECRLHMIPPKAASSVYMDSRSVFLRAELTQGRYIIITTTFAPGAQASFLLRLFTKTPASLRELALDQPHPSLWSCCLGGDLRRVTTINLQSAAGLRPRGAARDPDVYAVMRCEGNTVKSRVFKSTSRPEFDLKAVFYRQNPRRPIRIEVWSKGVLQDALLGRVSVEAAENEIGRIHVLSLQDKSKHRTTGSVLIETSSSDNLTEL, encoded by the exons GAGCTCTGCAGGGCCCCGCGCCTCTTTGTGGATGGAATCAGCGCCCGTGACCTACACCAGGGCAGTCTGGGAAACTGCTGGCTGGTGGCGGCTACTTCCTGTCTCGCCACACAGCCATCTGTCTGGAAGAAG CTCCCTCTTTCCCAGGTGATCCCGTCTCACCGCGAGCAGGACTGGAATCCGAGGCGTCCGGAGCGCCACGCCGGGATCTTTCACTTCCGGTTCTGGCGCTTGGGCTTCTGGACGGACGTGGTGATTGATGACCGGCTCCCCGTCAGCGAGGTGGGGGGGCTGCTGTTCTGCAGCTCCAGTAACAAGGCTGAGTTCTGGTGCGCGCTGCTGGAGAAAGCATACGCCAA GTTGAATGGATGCTACGAGGCTCTGGAAGGCGGAAACACGGCTGAGGCACTGGTTGATTTCACAGGAGGGATCTCAGAACCGATCTGTTTGGACCGGGACGGTTTCGTAGAGGACCTGGACAAGAGGAAGCAGCTCTACCAGAACCTGACCAAGGCCCACTCCAGAGGAGCGCTCATCAGCTGCTCCATTCGG ccCATGCAGGGGGAGGCTCTGGAGTCTCGACTGGGCTGTGGTCTGGTGAAAGGTCATGCGTACGGAGTGACGGATGTCAGGAAGGTGCGCCTGGGGACCGGCCTGCTCTCCCTCTTCAGAACCAGCCGGCTCTACATGATCCGCATGAGGAACCCCTGGGGTACCACTGAGTGGAGCGGGGCCTGGAGCGACGA GTCACAGCAGTGGCAGCAGATCAgtaagagtgagagagagaagatGGGAGTCACAGTCCGAGACGATGGCGAGTTCTG gatgGACTTTGAGGATTTCTGCCGCTATTTCACAGACATGGTCGTGTGCCGGAGAATCAACACAACGCTGCTGAGCTTCCACAAGAGCTGGCTGGAGGCAAAGCTGCTCGGAgagtggaggagaggagagaccgAGCTGAGCAACCGCAGCGGGGGCTGCATCAACAACAGAGCCAGCTTCCTGCAGAACCCACAG TTCATGTTTGACGTGGAGCGCGAGTCGGACACGGCTCTGATCTGTCTGCAGCAGGAGGACAAGCGAGCGCTGAGGAgcgagggaggaggagagaaccTGGCCATCGGCTTCGAGGTGTTCCGg GTGGAGGTGAATCGCGAGTGTCGGCTGCACATGATCCCCCCCAAGGCAGCGAGCTCAGTGTACATGGACTCCCGCAGCGTGTTCCTGCGTGCAGAGCTCACTCAGGGCCGCTACATCATCATAACAACCACCTTCGCACCCGGGGCCCAGGCCAGCTTCCTGCTGCGGCTCTTCACTAAGACACCTGCCAGCTTgag gGAGCTGGCTCTGGACCAGCCCCACCCCTCACTCTGGAGCTGCTGTTTGGGTGGGGATCTGCGTCGAGTCACAACCATCAACCTGCAGAGTGCAGCAGGGCTGAGACCCAGGGGGGCTGCTAGAG ACCCTGACGTGTACGCTGTGATGAGGTGTGAAGGGAACACGGTAAAGTCACGCGTGTTCAAATCCACCAGCAGGCCGGAATTTGACCTGAAGGCTGTGTTCTACCGGCAGAATCCGAGGAGACCAATCAGGATCGAG gtgtGGTCGAAGGGAGTGCTCCAGGATGCGTTACTCGGCCGGGTTTCTGTCGAAGCTGCTGAGAATGAAATAGGGAGGATCCACGTGCTGAGTTTACAGGACAAGTCAAAACACAGAACCACTGGCTCAGTCCTCATTGAAACATCCTCTAGTGACAATCTGACTGAGCTCTGA
- the LOC117970217 gene encoding calpain-5-like isoform X1 — protein MSERVRHFKGQNYHKLKRSCLNRGVQFEDPLFPPCAESLFYRRAPPADLQWKRPQELCRAPRLFVDGISARDLHQGSLGNCWLVAATSCLATQPSVWKKLPLSQVIPSHREQDWNPRRPERHAGIFHFRFWRLGFWTDVVIDDRLPVSEVGGLLFCSSSNKAEFWCALLEKAYAKLNGCYEALEGGNTAEALVDFTGGISEPICLDRDGFVEDLDKRKQLYQNLTKAHSRGALISCSIRPMQGEALESRLGCGLVKGHAYGVTDVRKVRLGTGLLSLFRTSRLYMIRMRNPWGTTEWSGAWSDESQQWQQISKSEREKMGVTVRDDGEFWMDFEDFCRYFTDMVVCRRINTTLLSFHKSWLEAKLLGEWRRGETELSNRSGGCINNRASFLQNPQFMFDVERESDTALICLQQEDKRALRSEGGGENLAIGFEVFRVEVNRECRLHMIPPKAASSVYMDSRSVFLRAELTQGRYIIITTTFAPGAQASFLLRLFTKTPASLRELALDQPHPSLWSCCLGGDLRRVTTINLQSAAGLRPRGAARVFVSTDPDVYAVMRCEGNTVKSRVFKSTSRPEFDLKAVFYRQNPRRPIRIEVWSKGVLQDALLGRVSVEAAENEIGRIHVLSLQDKSKHRTTGSVLIETSSSDNLTEL, from the exons GAGCTCTGCAGGGCCCCGCGCCTCTTTGTGGATGGAATCAGCGCCCGTGACCTACACCAGGGCAGTCTGGGAAACTGCTGGCTGGTGGCGGCTACTTCCTGTCTCGCCACACAGCCATCTGTCTGGAAGAAG CTCCCTCTTTCCCAGGTGATCCCGTCTCACCGCGAGCAGGACTGGAATCCGAGGCGTCCGGAGCGCCACGCCGGGATCTTTCACTTCCGGTTCTGGCGCTTGGGCTTCTGGACGGACGTGGTGATTGATGACCGGCTCCCCGTCAGCGAGGTGGGGGGGCTGCTGTTCTGCAGCTCCAGTAACAAGGCTGAGTTCTGGTGCGCGCTGCTGGAGAAAGCATACGCCAA GTTGAATGGATGCTACGAGGCTCTGGAAGGCGGAAACACGGCTGAGGCACTGGTTGATTTCACAGGAGGGATCTCAGAACCGATCTGTTTGGACCGGGACGGTTTCGTAGAGGACCTGGACAAGAGGAAGCAGCTCTACCAGAACCTGACCAAGGCCCACTCCAGAGGAGCGCTCATCAGCTGCTCCATTCGG ccCATGCAGGGGGAGGCTCTGGAGTCTCGACTGGGCTGTGGTCTGGTGAAAGGTCATGCGTACGGAGTGACGGATGTCAGGAAGGTGCGCCTGGGGACCGGCCTGCTCTCCCTCTTCAGAACCAGCCGGCTCTACATGATCCGCATGAGGAACCCCTGGGGTACCACTGAGTGGAGCGGGGCCTGGAGCGACGA GTCACAGCAGTGGCAGCAGATCAgtaagagtgagagagagaagatGGGAGTCACAGTCCGAGACGATGGCGAGTTCTG gatgGACTTTGAGGATTTCTGCCGCTATTTCACAGACATGGTCGTGTGCCGGAGAATCAACACAACGCTGCTGAGCTTCCACAAGAGCTGGCTGGAGGCAAAGCTGCTCGGAgagtggaggagaggagagaccgAGCTGAGCAACCGCAGCGGGGGCTGCATCAACAACAGAGCCAGCTTCCTGCAGAACCCACAG TTCATGTTTGACGTGGAGCGCGAGTCGGACACGGCTCTGATCTGTCTGCAGCAGGAGGACAAGCGAGCGCTGAGGAgcgagggaggaggagagaaccTGGCCATCGGCTTCGAGGTGTTCCGg GTGGAGGTGAATCGCGAGTGTCGGCTGCACATGATCCCCCCCAAGGCAGCGAGCTCAGTGTACATGGACTCCCGCAGCGTGTTCCTGCGTGCAGAGCTCACTCAGGGCCGCTACATCATCATAACAACCACCTTCGCACCCGGGGCCCAGGCCAGCTTCCTGCTGCGGCTCTTCACTAAGACACCTGCCAGCTTgag gGAGCTGGCTCTGGACCAGCCCCACCCCTCACTCTGGAGCTGCTGTTTGGGTGGGGATCTGCGTCGAGTCACAACCATCAACCTGCAGAGTGCAGCAGGGCTGAGACCCAGGGGGGCTGCTAGAG TGTTTGTATCCACAGACCCTGACGTGTACGCTGTGATGAGGTGTGAAGGGAACACGGTAAAGTCACGCGTGTTCAAATCCACCAGCAGGCCGGAATTTGACCTGAAGGCTGTGTTCTACCGGCAGAATCCGAGGAGACCAATCAGGATCGAG gtgtGGTCGAAGGGAGTGCTCCAGGATGCGTTACTCGGCCGGGTTTCTGTCGAAGCTGCTGAGAATGAAATAGGGAGGATCCACGTGCTGAGTTTACAGGACAAGTCAAAACACAGAACCACTGGCTCAGTCCTCATTGAAACATCCTCTAGTGACAATCTGACTGAGCTCTGA
- the LOC117970217 gene encoding calpain-5-like isoform X5, whose amino-acid sequence MSERVRHFKGQNYHKLKRSCLNRGVQFEDPLFPPCAESLFYRRAPPADLQWKRPQELCRAPRLFVDGISARDLHQGSLGNCWLVAATSCLATQPSVWKKLPLSQVIPSHREQDWNPRRPERHAGIFHFRFWRLGFWTDVVIDDRLPVSEVGGLLFCSSSNKAEFWCALLEKAYAKLNGCYEALEGGNTAEALVDFTGGISEPICLDRDGFVEDLDKRKQLYQNLTKAHSRGALISCSIRPMQGEALESRLGCGLVKGHAYGVTDVRKVRLGTGLLSLFRTSRLYMIRMRNPWGTTEWSGAWSDESQQWQQISKSEREKMGVTVRDDGEFWMDFEDFCRYFTDMVVCRRINTTLLSFHKSWLEAKLLGEWRRGETELSNRSGGCINNRASFLQNPQFMFDVERESDTALICLQQEDKRALRSEGGGENLAIGFEVFRVEVNRECRLHMIPPKAASSVYMDSRSVFLRAELTQGRYIIITTTFAPGAQASFLLRLFTKTPASLRELALDQPHPSLWSCCLGGDLRRVTTINLQSAAGLRPRGAARVFVSTDPDVYAVMRCEGNTVKSRVFKSTSRPEFDLKAVFYRQNPRRPIRIEVRTNTLHTPRTLTRCCTGVVEGSAPGCVTRPGFCRSC is encoded by the exons GAGCTCTGCAGGGCCCCGCGCCTCTTTGTGGATGGAATCAGCGCCCGTGACCTACACCAGGGCAGTCTGGGAAACTGCTGGCTGGTGGCGGCTACTTCCTGTCTCGCCACACAGCCATCTGTCTGGAAGAAG CTCCCTCTTTCCCAGGTGATCCCGTCTCACCGCGAGCAGGACTGGAATCCGAGGCGTCCGGAGCGCCACGCCGGGATCTTTCACTTCCGGTTCTGGCGCTTGGGCTTCTGGACGGACGTGGTGATTGATGACCGGCTCCCCGTCAGCGAGGTGGGGGGGCTGCTGTTCTGCAGCTCCAGTAACAAGGCTGAGTTCTGGTGCGCGCTGCTGGAGAAAGCATACGCCAA GTTGAATGGATGCTACGAGGCTCTGGAAGGCGGAAACACGGCTGAGGCACTGGTTGATTTCACAGGAGGGATCTCAGAACCGATCTGTTTGGACCGGGACGGTTTCGTAGAGGACCTGGACAAGAGGAAGCAGCTCTACCAGAACCTGACCAAGGCCCACTCCAGAGGAGCGCTCATCAGCTGCTCCATTCGG ccCATGCAGGGGGAGGCTCTGGAGTCTCGACTGGGCTGTGGTCTGGTGAAAGGTCATGCGTACGGAGTGACGGATGTCAGGAAGGTGCGCCTGGGGACCGGCCTGCTCTCCCTCTTCAGAACCAGCCGGCTCTACATGATCCGCATGAGGAACCCCTGGGGTACCACTGAGTGGAGCGGGGCCTGGAGCGACGA GTCACAGCAGTGGCAGCAGATCAgtaagagtgagagagagaagatGGGAGTCACAGTCCGAGACGATGGCGAGTTCTG gatgGACTTTGAGGATTTCTGCCGCTATTTCACAGACATGGTCGTGTGCCGGAGAATCAACACAACGCTGCTGAGCTTCCACAAGAGCTGGCTGGAGGCAAAGCTGCTCGGAgagtggaggagaggagagaccgAGCTGAGCAACCGCAGCGGGGGCTGCATCAACAACAGAGCCAGCTTCCTGCAGAACCCACAG TTCATGTTTGACGTGGAGCGCGAGTCGGACACGGCTCTGATCTGTCTGCAGCAGGAGGACAAGCGAGCGCTGAGGAgcgagggaggaggagagaaccTGGCCATCGGCTTCGAGGTGTTCCGg GTGGAGGTGAATCGCGAGTGTCGGCTGCACATGATCCCCCCCAAGGCAGCGAGCTCAGTGTACATGGACTCCCGCAGCGTGTTCCTGCGTGCAGAGCTCACTCAGGGCCGCTACATCATCATAACAACCACCTTCGCACCCGGGGCCCAGGCCAGCTTCCTGCTGCGGCTCTTCACTAAGACACCTGCCAGCTTgag gGAGCTGGCTCTGGACCAGCCCCACCCCTCACTCTGGAGCTGCTGTTTGGGTGGGGATCTGCGTCGAGTCACAACCATCAACCTGCAGAGTGCAGCAGGGCTGAGACCCAGGGGGGCTGCTAGAG TGTTTGTATCCACAGACCCTGACGTGTACGCTGTGATGAGGTGTGAAGGGAACACGGTAAAGTCACGCGTGTTCAAATCCACCAGCAGGCCGGAATTTGACCTGAAGGCTGTGTTCTACCGGCAGAATCCGAGGAGACCAATCAGGATCGAGGTGCGCACCAACACTTTACATACTCCTCGCACACTCACACGGTGTTGTACAG gtgtGGTCGAAGGGAGTGCTCCAGGATGCGTTACTCGGCCGGGTTTCTGTCGAAGCTGCTGA